A window of the Miscanthus floridulus cultivar M001 chromosome 14, ASM1932011v1, whole genome shotgun sequence genome harbors these coding sequences:
- the LOC136502944 gene encoding uncharacterized protein — protein MDGGSGLNIMTETLTFNVVGFPGTFHAILGRPCYAKFMVVPNYTYLKLKMPGLHVVITVGTSFQQAYECEVECCDHATAIIASGELATLKEEVVEETPNAKKSTGLFESAEGSKEVLIDPSSFEGKMVCIGTALSSE, from the exons atggacggaggcagtggcctcaacatcat gactgagaccctcaccttcaacgTGGTGGGGTTCCCcggaactttccacgccatcctgggacgaccgtgctacgcgaagttcatggtcgtccccaactacacatacctcaagctaaagatgccgggcctACACGTGGTCATTaccgttggcacctccttccagcaggcctacgagtgtgaggtcgagtgctgcgaccatgccacagcaatcatcgcctctggggagctcgccaccctcaaggaggaggtcgttgaagaaaCGCCCAACGCAAAGAAATCGACTGGGTTGTTCGAGTCGGCAGAgggctccaaagaggtcctcatagaccctagcagctTCGAGGGAAAAATGGTATGCATTggtaccgcgctctcctccgaatag